From Motacilla alba alba isolate MOTALB_02 chromosome 4A, Motacilla_alba_V1.0_pri, whole genome shotgun sequence, one genomic window encodes:
- the LOC119712937 gene encoding magnesium transporter NIPA2-like, with the protein MGAGFGAGLGLALASSAFIGGSFVLKKKGLLRLCGPARAGQGGHAYLREWLWWAGLLCMGVGEAANFAAYAFAPATLVTPLGALSVLVSAVLSSIFLNEQLNVHGKIGCILSILGSTVMVIHAPQEEEVSSLESMAEKLKDPGFIVFAVCVLVSSLLLIFVAGPRYGQSNVLVYVLVCSAIGSLSVSCVKGLGIALKELFSGKPVLKEPLGWVLLVCLVICISIQINYLNKALDIFNTSVVTPIYYVLFTTAVMTCSAILFKEWQHMVLDNIIGSISGFLTIVSGIFLLHAFRDMPFTPSLLPLFLQPAGADPHPPWSSADRHQSCQHQPLLPSEDKGSQSAEEEEEEEK; encoded by the exons ATGGGGGCCGGGTTcggcgcggggctggggctggccctggccTCCAGCGCCTTCATCGGTGGCAGCTTCGTCCTGAAGAAGAAGGGGCTGCTCCGGCTGTGCGGCCCCGCCCGGGCAG GGCAAGGAGGGCACGCGTACCTGCgagagtggctttggtgggcagggctgctgtgca TGGGAGTTGGAGAAGCTGCAAATTTCGCCGCCTATGCCTTTGCCCCTGCAACACTGGTAACTCCACTGGGTGCTCTGAGTGTTCTTGTTAG tgcagTTCTGTCTTCCATCTTCCTGAATGAGCAGCTGAATGTTCACGGGAAGATTGGCTGCATCCTGAGTATCCTGGGCTCCACTGTGATGGTGATCCATGCTCCACAGGAAGAAGAGGTTTCCAGCCTGGAGTCAATGGCAGAGAAGCTGAAAGATCCAG GATTCATTGTATTTGCTGTGTGTGTCCTGGTGAGCTCCCTTCTGCTCATCTTTGTGGCTGGACCCCGTTATGGACAGAGCAACGTCCTGGTTTATGTTTTGGTCTGCTCTGCCATTGGCTCGCTGTCAGTATCCTGCGTCAAAGGCCTGGGGATTGCCCTGAAAGAATTGTTCTCTGGGAAGCCAGTCCTGAAGGAACCGCTGGGCTGGGTGCTCCTGGTGTGCCTGGTGATTTGCATCAGCATCCAAATCAACTATCTGAACAAAGCCCTGGACATTTTCAACACCTCAGTGGTCACACCCATTTACTACGTGCTGTTCACCACAGCAGTCATGACATGCTCTGCCATCCTCTTCAAGGAGTGGCAGCACATGGTGCTGGACAACATCATCGGCTCCATCAGCGGCTTCCTCACCATCGTGTCCGGCATCTTCCTCCTGCACGCCTTCAGGGACATGCCCttcacccccagcctcctgcccctCTTCCTGCAGCCAGCCGGGGCAGACCCACACCCGCCCTGGAGCAGTGCAGACAGACATCAgtcctgccagcaccagcctctgctgccctcGGAGGACAAGGGCTCTCAGAGcgcagaggaggaggaagaggaggagaagtga
- the BTK gene encoding tyrosine-protein kinase BTK isoform X2, whose protein sequence is MLPLSHKTKKGEPKGWGWPAPSFLPAHPAVSPRPCRHSQPKRRGGRGGARLAGAAAGRSVSEEPREPRPGQRCLGAPGHRWGPADVAVGQPGGGRLHVARAGGLTPLPGSVRAGEPRWAQDTRKLVSAARGRPGVDMASVILESIFLKRSQQKKKTSPLNFKKRLFLLTESKLSYYEYDFERGRRGSKKGSVDIEKITCVETVAPENNPPPERQVPRKGEDYNNMEQISIIERFPYPFQVVYDEGPLYIFSPTEELRKRWIHQLKSVIRYNSDLVQKYHPCFWIDGQYLCCSQTAKNAMGCRILESRNGLKVGRSHRKTKKPLPPTPEEDQMVMKPLPPEPAPSTAGEMKKVVALYNYEPMNAQDLQLHKGEEYFILEESHLPWWKALDKNGREGYIPSNYVTETRNSLEIFEWYSKNITRSQAEQLLKQEGKEGGFIVRDSTSKTGKYTVSVYAKSSADPQGMIRHYVVCCTPQNQYYLAEKHLFNSIPELITYHQHNSAGLISRLKYPVSQHKKSAPSTAGLGYGSWEIDPKDLTFLKELGTGQFGVVKYGKWRGQYNVAIKMIREGSMSEDEFIDEAKVMMNLSHEKLVQLYGVCTKQRPIFIITEYMANGCLLNFLRETRQRFQPAELLEMCKDVCEAMEYLESMQFLHRDLAARNCLVNDQGIVKVSDFGLSRYVLDDEYTSSMGSKFPVRWSPPEVLLYSKFSSKSDVWSFGVLMWEVFSLGKMPYERFNNSETTEHVIQGLRLYRPQAASERVYAIMYSCWHEKPEERPTFTVLLSSILDIADEEC, encoded by the exons ATGCTGCCTTTGAGTCACAAAACGAAAAAAGGGGAACCGAAAGGGTGGGGTTGGCCGGCCCCGTCCTTCCTCCCTGCGCACCCTGCCGTCTCTCCTCGTCCCTGCCGCCACAGCCAGCCCAAGCGCCGGGGTgggcgcggcggggcccggctggccggagcggcggcgggacGGTCGGTGAGTGAGGAGCCCCGGGAGCCACggccggggcagcgctgccTCGGGGCTCCTGGGCACCGATGGGGCCCTGCTGATGTGGCTGTGGGACAGCCGGGTGGCGGGAGGCTCCATGTGGCCCGTGCTGGCGGCCTCACACCTCTGCCGGGCTCCGTGAGGGCGGGAGAGCCGCGCTGGGCGCAGGACACACG CAAGCTGGTGAGCGCAGCACGGGGGAGACCAGGGGTTGACATGGCCAGTGTCATCCTGGAGAGCATCTTCTTGAAACGCTCgcagcagaagaagaaaacatctcCCCTCAACTTCAAGAAGCGCCTGTTCCTGCTGACGGAGAGCAAGCTGTCCTACTACGAGTATGACTTTGAGCGGGGG CGCCGGGGCAGTAAAAAGGGCTCCGTGGACATTGAGAAGATCACCTGTGTGGAGACAGTGGCACCTGAAAACAACCCTCCCCCTGAGCGACAGGTCCCG AGGAAGGGGGAGGACTACAACAACATGGAGCAGATCTCAATCATCGAACGGTTCCCCTACCCCTTCCAG GTGGTCTATGACGAGGGCCCCCTGTACATCTTCTCCCCGACGGAGGAGCTGCGCAAGCGCTGGATCCATCAGCTGAAGAGCG TGATTCGGTACAACAGCGACCTGGTCCAGAAGTACCACCCCTGCTTCTGGATCGACGGCCAGtacctgtgctgctcccagacaGCCAAGAATGCCATGGGCTGCCGGAttctggagagcaggaatg GTTTAAAAGTCGGGCGGTCGCATCGCAAGACAAAGAAGCCCCTTCCCCCAACTCCTGAGGAGGACCAG ATGGTGATGAAGCCTCTGCCTCCTgagccagcccccagcacagcaggggagATGAAGAAGGTGGTGGCCCTCTACAACTACGAGCCCATGAACGCGCAGGACCTGCAGCTGCACAAGGGTGAGGAGTACTTCATCCTGGAGGAGAGCCACCTGCCCTGGTGGAAAGCCCTGGACAAGAATGG gagggaaggataCATCCCCAGCAACTACGTCACTGAAACCAGAAATTCCCTGGAGATCTTTGA GTGGTACTCAAAGAATATCACTCGGAGCCAAGCGGAGCAACTGCTGAAACAGGAG GGTAAAGAAGGGGGCTTCATTGTCCGAGATTCCACCAGCAAGACAGGGAAATACACTGTCTCCGTCTATGCCAAGTCCTCTGC AGACCCCCAAGGCATGATCCGCCACTATGTTGTCTGCTGCACCCCCCAGAATCAGTATTACCTGGCAGAAAAACACCTCTTCAACAGCATCCCAGAGCTCATCACCTACCACCAGCACAACTCTGCAG ggCTCATATCCCGACTGAAGTACCCCGTGTCTCAGCACAAGAAAAGTGCTCCTTCCACAGCTGGCCTTGGCTATG GGTCGTGGGAGATTGACCCCAAGGATCTGACCTTCCTGAAGGAACTCGGGACAGGGCAGTTTGGCGTGGTGAAGTACGGGAAATGGAGAGGCCAGTACAACGTTGCCATCAAGATGATCAGGGAGGGCTCCATGTCAGAGGACGAGTTTATTGACGAAGCCAAAGTCATGAT GAACCTGTCTCACGAGAAGCTGGTGCAGCTCTATGGGGTCTGCACTAAGCAGCGTCCCATCTTCATCATCACCGAGTACATGGCCAACGGCTGTCTCCTGAACTTCCTGAGGGAAACACGGCAGCGCTTCCAGCCTGCCGAGCTGCTGGAGATGTGCAAGGATGTCTGTGAAGCTATGGAGTACCTGGAATCCATGCAGTTCCTGCACAGAGACCTG GCTGCCCGAAACTGTTTGGTGAATGACCAAGGAATTGTGAAAGTGTCAGATTTTGGTCTTTCCAG gtaCGTGCTAGATGACGAGTACACAAGCTCCATGGGGTCCAAGTTTCCAGTGCGGTGGTCTCCTCCTGAAGTGCTGCTGTACAGCAAGTTCAGCAGCAAGTCTGACGTCTGGTCCTTTG GCGTCCTGATGTGGGAAGTTTTCTCCCTGGGAAAGATGCCTTACGAGAGGTTTAACAACAGCGAGACAACCGAGCACGTCATCCAAGGCCTGCGCCTGTACCGGCCGCAGGCGGCTTCGGAGCGGGTCTATGCCATCATGTACAGCTGCTGGCACGAG AAGCCTGAGGAGCGCCCCACCTTCAccgtgctgctgagcagcatcCTGGACATCGCTGATGAGGAGTGCTGA
- the TIMM8A gene encoding mitochondrial import inner membrane translocase subunit Tim8 A has protein sequence MDPPSAAGLGGADPQLQRFIEVETQKQRFQQLVHQMTELCWEKCMDKPGPKLDSRAETCFVNCVERFIDTSQFILNRLEQTQKSKSAFSESLSD, from the exons ATGGACCCGCCGTCCGCCGCCGGGCTGGGCGGGGCCGACCCCCAGCTCCAGCGCTTCATCGAGGTGGAGACGCAGAAGCAGCGCTTCCAGCAGCTGGTGCACCAGATGACCGAGCTCTGCTGG GAGAAGTGCATGGACAAGCCGGGCCCCAAGCTGGACAGCCGGGCTGAGACGTGCTTCGTGAACTGCGTGGAGCGCTTCATCGACACCAGCCAGTTCATCCTGAACCGGCTGGAGCAGACGCAGAAGTCCAAGTCGGCCTTCTCGGAGAGCCTGTCCGACTGA
- the LOC119695144 gene encoding aryl-hydrocarbon-interacting protein-like 1, translating to MEETYLLNVEGVKKKILHGGQGELPKLQDGSKFTFHFQTLKDDFERTVIDDSREAGMPMEIIVGKMFKLEIWETLLSSMRIGEVAEFWCDAIHTGMYALVSRGMRRIAEGRDPLEGQKHRCGMGNMFDYHSTGYEDLDELQRTPQPLIFIMELFRVEDPSAYKRDTWAMSKEEKLAAVPVLHSEGNRLVLRREFAQAAAKYQEAVICLRNLQAKEKPWEDGWLKLESLVTPLVLNYCQCQLELGEYYEVLEHTTELLQKHNDNAKAYFKRAKAHAAVWNEREAREDFQRVAHLDPSMAAAVKKELKQLGERMRKKHVEDRKRYQGLFQSSQGLKAREGRESREVGDGAPQGEAGVRESPGQGEQGAETGATERPRAPQAEQETPRAGGEGAAPGGGEARGEPVGEEGEGRERTAAGKDENLGTCGAKPESLGTEEEEEKEKEREEEEEEGEEKKEEEKEESKEVKAEREGE from the exons ATGGAAGAAACCTACCTGCTGAATGTGGAAGGGGTCAAAAAGAAGATTCTGCATGGAGGCCAAGGGGAGCTGCCCAAGTTGCAGGATGGGAGCAAG TTCACCTTCCACTTCCAGACGCTGAAGGATGACTTTGAGCGGACGGTGATCGATGACAGCCGGGAGGCTGGCATGCCCATGGAGATCATCGTGGGCAAGATGTTCAAGCTGGAGATCTGGGAGACGCTGCTGAGCTCCATGAGGATTGGGGAGGTGGCAGAGTTCTGGTGCGACGCCATT CACACAGGCATGTATGCCCTGGTCTCCAGGGGCATGCGGAGGATCGCAGAGGGACGGGACCCCCTGGAAGGCCAGAAGCACCGCTGTGGCATGGGCAACATGTTTGACTACCACAGCACGGGCTACGAGGACCTGGACGAGCTGCAGCGGACGCCACAGCCTCTCATCTTCATCATGGAGCTGTTCCGG GTGGAGGACCCCTCAGCGTACAAACGTGACACCTGGGCCATGAGCAaggaggagaagctggcagcagtgcccgTGCTGCACAGCGAGGGCAACCGCCTGGTCCTGCGCAGGGAGTTCGCACAGGCGGCCGCCAAGTACCAGGAGGCTGTCATCTGCCTCAGGAACCTCCAGGCCAAG GAGAAGCCGTGGGAGGATGGCTGGCTGAAGCTGGAGAGCCTGGTCACGCCGCTGGTGCTCAACTACTGCCAGTGCCAGCTGGAGCTCGGCGAGTACTACGAGGTGCTGGAGCACACCACGGAGCTTCTCCAGAAGCACAATG ACAATGCCAAGGCCTATTTCAAGCGGGCAAAGGCCCACGCTGCTGTCTGGAACGAGAGGGAGGCACGGGAGGACTTCCAGCGCGTGGCTCACCTCGACCCCTCCATGGCGGCTGCGGTGAAGAAGGAGCTGAagcagctgggggagaggatgaggaagaagcACGTGGAGGATCGGAAGCGCTACCAGGGCCTCTTCCAGTCCTCCCAGGGTCTGAAGGCCCGTGAGGGGcgggagagcagggaggtgggtgATGGGGCTCCTCAGGGTGAGGCTGGGGTCCgggagagccctgggcagggggagcagggcgCTGAGACCGGAGCAACAGAACGGCCCAGGGCTCCCCAGGCAGAACAAGAgacccccagggctgggggggaaggggcagcaccaggaggaggagaggccCGGGGAGAGCCTGTGGGAGAAgagggggaaggcagggagcGCACAGCAGCGGGGAAAGATGAAAACCTGGGCACCTGTGGGGCAAAGCCAGAGAGCCTGGgaacagaggaggaagaagagaaagagaaggagagggaagaggaagaagaggagggggaagagaagaaagaggaagaaaaagaggagagcAAAGAGGtaaaggcagagagggagggagag
- the BTK gene encoding tyrosine-protein kinase BTK isoform X3 encodes MASVILESIFLKRSQQKKKTSPLNFKKRLFLLTESKLSYYEYDFERGRRGSKKGSVDIEKITCVETVAPENNPPPERQVPRKGEDYNNMEQISIIERFPYPFQVVYDEGPLYIFSPTEELRKRWIHQLKSVIRYNSDLVQKYHPCFWIDGQYLCCSQTAKNAMGCRILESRNGSLKVGRSHRKTKKPLPPTPEEDQMVMKPLPPEPAPSTAGEMKKVVALYNYEPMNAQDLQLHKGEEYFILEESHLPWWKALDKNGREGYIPSNYVTETRNSLEIFEWYSKNITRSQAEQLLKQEGKEGGFIVRDSTSKTGKYTVSVYAKSSADPQGMIRHYVVCCTPQNQYYLAEKHLFNSIPELITYHQHNSAGLISRLKYPVSQHKKSAPSTAGLGYGSWEIDPKDLTFLKELGTGQFGVVKYGKWRGQYNVAIKMIREGSMSEDEFIDEAKVMMNLSHEKLVQLYGVCTKQRPIFIITEYMANGCLLNFLRETRQRFQPAELLEMCKDVCEAMEYLESMQFLHRDLAARNCLVNDQGIVKVSDFGLSRYVLDDEYTSSMGSKFPVRWSPPEVLLYSKFSSKSDVWSFGVLMWEVFSLGKMPYERFNNSETTEHVIQGLRLYRPQAASERVYAIMYSCWHEKPEERPTFTVLLSSILDIADEEC; translated from the exons ATGGCCAGTGTCATCCTGGAGAGCATCTTCTTGAAACGCTCgcagcagaagaagaaaacatctcCCCTCAACTTCAAGAAGCGCCTGTTCCTGCTGACGGAGAGCAAGCTGTCCTACTACGAGTATGACTTTGAGCGGGGG CGCCGGGGCAGTAAAAAGGGCTCCGTGGACATTGAGAAGATCACCTGTGTGGAGACAGTGGCACCTGAAAACAACCCTCCCCCTGAGCGACAGGTCCCG AGGAAGGGGGAGGACTACAACAACATGGAGCAGATCTCAATCATCGAACGGTTCCCCTACCCCTTCCAG GTGGTCTATGACGAGGGCCCCCTGTACATCTTCTCCCCGACGGAGGAGCTGCGCAAGCGCTGGATCCATCAGCTGAAGAGCG TGATTCGGTACAACAGCGACCTGGTCCAGAAGTACCACCCCTGCTTCTGGATCGACGGCCAGtacctgtgctgctcccagacaGCCAAGAATGCCATGGGCTGCCGGAttctggagagcaggaatggCA GTTTAAAAGTCGGGCGGTCGCATCGCAAGACAAAGAAGCCCCTTCCCCCAACTCCTGAGGAGGACCAG ATGGTGATGAAGCCTCTGCCTCCTgagccagcccccagcacagcaggggagATGAAGAAGGTGGTGGCCCTCTACAACTACGAGCCCATGAACGCGCAGGACCTGCAGCTGCACAAGGGTGAGGAGTACTTCATCCTGGAGGAGAGCCACCTGCCCTGGTGGAAAGCCCTGGACAAGAATGG gagggaaggataCATCCCCAGCAACTACGTCACTGAAACCAGAAATTCCCTGGAGATCTTTGA GTGGTACTCAAAGAATATCACTCGGAGCCAAGCGGAGCAACTGCTGAAACAGGAG GGTAAAGAAGGGGGCTTCATTGTCCGAGATTCCACCAGCAAGACAGGGAAATACACTGTCTCCGTCTATGCCAAGTCCTCTGC AGACCCCCAAGGCATGATCCGCCACTATGTTGTCTGCTGCACCCCCCAGAATCAGTATTACCTGGCAGAAAAACACCTCTTCAACAGCATCCCAGAGCTCATCACCTACCACCAGCACAACTCTGCAG ggCTCATATCCCGACTGAAGTACCCCGTGTCTCAGCACAAGAAAAGTGCTCCTTCCACAGCTGGCCTTGGCTATG GGTCGTGGGAGATTGACCCCAAGGATCTGACCTTCCTGAAGGAACTCGGGACAGGGCAGTTTGGCGTGGTGAAGTACGGGAAATGGAGAGGCCAGTACAACGTTGCCATCAAGATGATCAGGGAGGGCTCCATGTCAGAGGACGAGTTTATTGACGAAGCCAAAGTCATGAT GAACCTGTCTCACGAGAAGCTGGTGCAGCTCTATGGGGTCTGCACTAAGCAGCGTCCCATCTTCATCATCACCGAGTACATGGCCAACGGCTGTCTCCTGAACTTCCTGAGGGAAACACGGCAGCGCTTCCAGCCTGCCGAGCTGCTGGAGATGTGCAAGGATGTCTGTGAAGCTATGGAGTACCTGGAATCCATGCAGTTCCTGCACAGAGACCTG GCTGCCCGAAACTGTTTGGTGAATGACCAAGGAATTGTGAAAGTGTCAGATTTTGGTCTTTCCAG gtaCGTGCTAGATGACGAGTACACAAGCTCCATGGGGTCCAAGTTTCCAGTGCGGTGGTCTCCTCCTGAAGTGCTGCTGTACAGCAAGTTCAGCAGCAAGTCTGACGTCTGGTCCTTTG GCGTCCTGATGTGGGAAGTTTTCTCCCTGGGAAAGATGCCTTACGAGAGGTTTAACAACAGCGAGACAACCGAGCACGTCATCCAAGGCCTGCGCCTGTACCGGCCGCAGGCGGCTTCGGAGCGGGTCTATGCCATCATGTACAGCTGCTGGCACGAG AAGCCTGAGGAGCGCCCCACCTTCAccgtgctgctgagcagcatcCTGGACATCGCTGATGAGGAGTGCTGA
- the TAF7L gene encoding transcription initiation factor TFIID subunit 7-like → MSKGKDDAPHELESQFVLRLPPEYASTVRRAVQSGNVNLKDRLTIELHADGRHGIVRVDRVPLAAKLVDLPCIIESLKTIDKKTFYKTADICQMLVCTVDGDLYPPLEEQTVATDPKANKKKDKDREKKFIWNHGITLPLKNVRKRRFRKTAKKKYIESPDVEKEVKRLLSTDAEAVSVRWEVIAEDETKEADNHGSLTSLDISSPGMSGHKQGHGSSEHDELREIFNDISSSSEDEDERDHHDDEDLNIMDTEEDLERQLQDKLNESDGQQQENEGSNQIAMGIQKQIDNLKSKLQETQDRRKRQEDLIMKVENLALKTRLQAVLDEFKQQEEREKQQMASLQEQLESLMEK, encoded by the exons ATGAGCAAGGGCAAGGACGACGCTCCGCACGAGCTCGAGAGCCAGTTCGTGCTGCGGCTGCCCCCG GAATATGCCTCGACTGTGCGGCGGGCAGTCCAGTCTGGGAATGTCAACCTGAAGGACAGGCTTACCATTGAGCTGCACG CGGACGGCCGCCATGGGATTGTCCGTGTGGACCGGGTGCCACTGGCAGCCAAGCTGGTGGATCTGCCCTGCATCATCGAGAGCTTAAAAACCATTGACAAGAAAACCTTCTACAAGACAGCAGATATTTGCCAG ATGCTTGTTTGCACTGTGGATGGTGATCTGTACCCGCCTTTGGAAGAGCAAACAGTGGCCACTGACCCCAAGGCAAACAAGAAGAAGGACAAggacagagagaagaaattcaTATGGAACCATGGCA TCACTCTTCCCCTGAAAAACGTACGGAAGCGGCGATTCCGGAAGACAGCTAAGAAGAAG TATATCGAATCTCCTGATGTGGAAAAAGAGGTGAAGCGTCTCCTGAGCACCGATGCTGAGGCTGTCAGTGTTC GCTGGGAAGTCATTGCTGAAGATGAAACAAAAGAAGCGGACAACCATGGTTCCCTCACCAGCCTGGACATCTCCTCCCCAGGGATGTCGGGACATAAGCAAGGCCATGGCTCCTCAG AACACGATGAACTGCGGGAGATATTTAATGatatcagcagcagcagcgaggaTGAAGATGAGAGGGATCATCACGACGATGAAGACCTGAACATCATGGACACTGAGGAAGACTTGGAGAGACAGCTGCAGGACAAGCTGAATGAGTCtgatgggcagcagcaggagaatgaGGGGTCCAACCAGATTG CCATGGGCATTCAGAAACAGATTGACAACCTGAAAAGTAAACTCCAAGAAACTCAAGACAGGAGGAAGCGCCAGGAAGATCTCATCATGAAAGTGGAGAACCTTGCCCTCAAG ACCCGTCTCCAGGCCGTGCTGGATGAGTTCAAGCAGCAAGAAGAGCGAGAGAAGCAGCAG ATGGcgtccctgcaggagcagctggagtcCCTCATGGAGAAGTGA
- the BTK gene encoding tyrosine-protein kinase BTK isoform X1, with amino-acid sequence MLPLSHKTKKGEPKGWGWPAPSFLPAHPAVSPRPCRHSQPKRRGGRGGARLAGAAAGRSVSEEPREPRPGQRCLGAPGHRWGPADVAVGQPGGGRLHVARAGGLTPLPGSVRAGEPRWAQDTRKLVSAARGRPGVDMASVILESIFLKRSQQKKKTSPLNFKKRLFLLTESKLSYYEYDFERGRRGSKKGSVDIEKITCVETVAPENNPPPERQVPRKGEDYNNMEQISIIERFPYPFQVVYDEGPLYIFSPTEELRKRWIHQLKSVIRYNSDLVQKYHPCFWIDGQYLCCSQTAKNAMGCRILESRNGSLKVGRSHRKTKKPLPPTPEEDQMVMKPLPPEPAPSTAGEMKKVVALYNYEPMNAQDLQLHKGEEYFILEESHLPWWKALDKNGREGYIPSNYVTETRNSLEIFEWYSKNITRSQAEQLLKQEGKEGGFIVRDSTSKTGKYTVSVYAKSSADPQGMIRHYVVCCTPQNQYYLAEKHLFNSIPELITYHQHNSAGLISRLKYPVSQHKKSAPSTAGLGYGSWEIDPKDLTFLKELGTGQFGVVKYGKWRGQYNVAIKMIREGSMSEDEFIDEAKVMMNLSHEKLVQLYGVCTKQRPIFIITEYMANGCLLNFLRETRQRFQPAELLEMCKDVCEAMEYLESMQFLHRDLAARNCLVNDQGIVKVSDFGLSRYVLDDEYTSSMGSKFPVRWSPPEVLLYSKFSSKSDVWSFGVLMWEVFSLGKMPYERFNNSETTEHVIQGLRLYRPQAASERVYAIMYSCWHEKPEERPTFTVLLSSILDIADEEC; translated from the exons ATGCTGCCTTTGAGTCACAAAACGAAAAAAGGGGAACCGAAAGGGTGGGGTTGGCCGGCCCCGTCCTTCCTCCCTGCGCACCCTGCCGTCTCTCCTCGTCCCTGCCGCCACAGCCAGCCCAAGCGCCGGGGTgggcgcggcggggcccggctggccggagcggcggcgggacGGTCGGTGAGTGAGGAGCCCCGGGAGCCACggccggggcagcgctgccTCGGGGCTCCTGGGCACCGATGGGGCCCTGCTGATGTGGCTGTGGGACAGCCGGGTGGCGGGAGGCTCCATGTGGCCCGTGCTGGCGGCCTCACACCTCTGCCGGGCTCCGTGAGGGCGGGAGAGCCGCGCTGGGCGCAGGACACACG CAAGCTGGTGAGCGCAGCACGGGGGAGACCAGGGGTTGACATGGCCAGTGTCATCCTGGAGAGCATCTTCTTGAAACGCTCgcagcagaagaagaaaacatctcCCCTCAACTTCAAGAAGCGCCTGTTCCTGCTGACGGAGAGCAAGCTGTCCTACTACGAGTATGACTTTGAGCGGGGG CGCCGGGGCAGTAAAAAGGGCTCCGTGGACATTGAGAAGATCACCTGTGTGGAGACAGTGGCACCTGAAAACAACCCTCCCCCTGAGCGACAGGTCCCG AGGAAGGGGGAGGACTACAACAACATGGAGCAGATCTCAATCATCGAACGGTTCCCCTACCCCTTCCAG GTGGTCTATGACGAGGGCCCCCTGTACATCTTCTCCCCGACGGAGGAGCTGCGCAAGCGCTGGATCCATCAGCTGAAGAGCG TGATTCGGTACAACAGCGACCTGGTCCAGAAGTACCACCCCTGCTTCTGGATCGACGGCCAGtacctgtgctgctcccagacaGCCAAGAATGCCATGGGCTGCCGGAttctggagagcaggaatggCA GTTTAAAAGTCGGGCGGTCGCATCGCAAGACAAAGAAGCCCCTTCCCCCAACTCCTGAGGAGGACCAG ATGGTGATGAAGCCTCTGCCTCCTgagccagcccccagcacagcaggggagATGAAGAAGGTGGTGGCCCTCTACAACTACGAGCCCATGAACGCGCAGGACCTGCAGCTGCACAAGGGTGAGGAGTACTTCATCCTGGAGGAGAGCCACCTGCCCTGGTGGAAAGCCCTGGACAAGAATGG gagggaaggataCATCCCCAGCAACTACGTCACTGAAACCAGAAATTCCCTGGAGATCTTTGA GTGGTACTCAAAGAATATCACTCGGAGCCAAGCGGAGCAACTGCTGAAACAGGAG GGTAAAGAAGGGGGCTTCATTGTCCGAGATTCCACCAGCAAGACAGGGAAATACACTGTCTCCGTCTATGCCAAGTCCTCTGC AGACCCCCAAGGCATGATCCGCCACTATGTTGTCTGCTGCACCCCCCAGAATCAGTATTACCTGGCAGAAAAACACCTCTTCAACAGCATCCCAGAGCTCATCACCTACCACCAGCACAACTCTGCAG ggCTCATATCCCGACTGAAGTACCCCGTGTCTCAGCACAAGAAAAGTGCTCCTTCCACAGCTGGCCTTGGCTATG GGTCGTGGGAGATTGACCCCAAGGATCTGACCTTCCTGAAGGAACTCGGGACAGGGCAGTTTGGCGTGGTGAAGTACGGGAAATGGAGAGGCCAGTACAACGTTGCCATCAAGATGATCAGGGAGGGCTCCATGTCAGAGGACGAGTTTATTGACGAAGCCAAAGTCATGAT GAACCTGTCTCACGAGAAGCTGGTGCAGCTCTATGGGGTCTGCACTAAGCAGCGTCCCATCTTCATCATCACCGAGTACATGGCCAACGGCTGTCTCCTGAACTTCCTGAGGGAAACACGGCAGCGCTTCCAGCCTGCCGAGCTGCTGGAGATGTGCAAGGATGTCTGTGAAGCTATGGAGTACCTGGAATCCATGCAGTTCCTGCACAGAGACCTG GCTGCCCGAAACTGTTTGGTGAATGACCAAGGAATTGTGAAAGTGTCAGATTTTGGTCTTTCCAG gtaCGTGCTAGATGACGAGTACACAAGCTCCATGGGGTCCAAGTTTCCAGTGCGGTGGTCTCCTCCTGAAGTGCTGCTGTACAGCAAGTTCAGCAGCAAGTCTGACGTCTGGTCCTTTG GCGTCCTGATGTGGGAAGTTTTCTCCCTGGGAAAGATGCCTTACGAGAGGTTTAACAACAGCGAGACAACCGAGCACGTCATCCAAGGCCTGCGCCTGTACCGGCCGCAGGCGGCTTCGGAGCGGGTCTATGCCATCATGTACAGCTGCTGGCACGAG AAGCCTGAGGAGCGCCCCACCTTCAccgtgctgctgagcagcatcCTGGACATCGCTGATGAGGAGTGCTGA